Proteins from one Hemitrygon akajei unplaced genomic scaffold, sHemAka1.3 Scf000047, whole genome shotgun sequence genomic window:
- the LOC140720824 gene encoding N-acetyllactosaminide beta-1,3-N-acetylglucosaminyltransferase 3-like yields MYKHCREFDMIQNVPDKCGGREGSQNVFLLLVIKSHPFHQDRREMVRKTWGREREFNGVLIKRVFISGVSPDQKESRKLNQLLAMENREHRDVLQWDFLDTFFNLTLKQYKLLQWVSEFCPSAKFIFNGDDDGFANTDNMVDYLLGMKVHQHLFVGHLIYGVGPIRQTWSKYCVPEIVTTINSYPPYVGGGGILMSVYTAHIIYHIAQDLELFPIDDVFLGMCLAKAGLAPRSHSGFRTAGLRVPSTQDDSFNPCYYRELLLVHRFRPFEMLLMWDAVHNANLKCARAPQKSAPTKRTT; encoded by the coding sequence ATGTATAAACACTGTCGAGAATTTGACATGATTCAAAATGTCCCAGACAAATGTGGTGGTCGAGAAGGATCTCAGAATGTCTTCCTGCTCCTGGTGATCAaatctcaccctttccaccaggATCGGCGGGAAATGGTAAGGAAGACCTGGGGCAGAGAACGCGAATTCAATGGGGTCCTAATTAAGAGAGTCTTTATCTCTGGTGTCTCTCCTGACCAAAAAGAAAGTAGGAAATTGAATCAGCTGTTAGCCATGgaaaacagagaacacagagatgtcctacaatgggatttcttggatacctttttcaacctcaccctcaaacaatacaagttgctgcagtgggtcAGTGAATTTTGCCCCAGTGCTAAGTTCATCTTCAATGGAGATGATGATGGTTTTGCCAACACCGATAACATGGTTGATTACTTGCTAGGCATGAAGgttcaccaacacctgtttgtgggCCATCTCATTTATGGGGTTGGGCCCATTCGCCAGACGTGGAGCAAGTATTGTGTGCCAGAAATAGTGACCACCATCAACTCGTACCCACCATACGTTGGTGGAGGGGGGATACTTATGTCTGTGTATACAGCTCACATCATTTACCACATAGCCCAAGACCTTGAACtattccccattgatgatgtatttTTGGGGATGTGTCTGGCCAAGGCTGGACTAGCCCCACGCTCCCATAGCGGATTCAGAACAGCTGGACTCAGGGTTCCTTCAACCCAAGATGACTCTTTCAATCCTTGCTATTACCGTGAGTTGCTGCTAGTGCACCGTTTTCGGCCTTTCGAAATGCTATTGATGTGGGATGCGGTGCATAATGCTAATCTGAAGTGTGCTCGTGCTCCCCAGAAGTCTGCACCCACGAAAAGGACCACATGA